A part of Variovorax sp. HW608 genomic DNA contains:
- a CDS encoding H-NS family nucleoid-associated regulatory protein codes for MAQTYAQIQKQIAALQQKADAIRMKEVGGVIDRIKVAIAHYELTPEQLFGGKASATKPVSKATASKRTAKKSGRVSYSDGNGRTWGGWGKRPTWLREALAAGKRLEDFQVGAQAVSIAKEAAKKPARKTAQKRRPSTVLYSDGAGKSWTGRGPQPRWLKEAIAGGKSLEDLRASR; via the coding sequence ATGGCTCAGACTTACGCACAGATTCAGAAGCAGATCGCGGCGTTGCAACAAAAGGCCGATGCCATTCGCATGAAGGAAGTCGGTGGTGTGATCGATCGCATCAAGGTTGCGATCGCCCACTATGAGTTGACTCCTGAGCAACTGTTCGGCGGCAAGGCCTCGGCAACGAAGCCAGTTAGTAAAGCGACTGCAAGCAAGAGAACAGCCAAGAAAAGTGGACGAGTCTCTTACAGCGATGGCAACGGAAGGACCTGGGGCGGCTGGGGCAAGCGGCCGACCTGGTTGCGTGAAGCGCTCGCAGCGGGCAAGCGCCTGGAAGACTTTCAGGTCGGCGCGCAGGCCGTGAGCATTGCAAAGGAAGCTGCAAAGAAGCCCGCGAGGAAGACGGCTCAGAAGCGCAGGCCGTCGACCGTGCTCTATAGCGACGGCGCGGGTAAGTCCTGGACGGGTCGGGGCCCTCAACCGCGGTGGCTGAAGGAAGCCATCGCCGGCGGCAAGTCACTGGAAGATCTGCGCGCCTCTCGATAG
- a CDS encoding Bug family tripartite tricarboxylate transporter substrate binding protein: MPSRFRKICQTAVASFALVAGFSSTALAEGASHYPNKPITIIVPFKGGGPASTALLAGQVDLMFEQTGAALPSIQAGKIRPLAVTSAKRLSSMPEVPTFADAGYPQVLASNWMGYIAPKGTPSAVVAKLHAAFVKAINHPDVKERILSQDNELGGGSSKEFADFIEAESAKWSKLVKERDIRIE, from the coding sequence ATGCCATCGCGATTCAGAAAGATCTGCCAAACAGCGGTCGCGTCATTCGCCCTCGTTGCGGGCTTCTCATCCACTGCGCTTGCAGAGGGTGCGAGCCACTATCCGAACAAGCCCATCACGATCATCGTGCCGTTCAAGGGCGGCGGTCCGGCATCGACCGCTCTGCTGGCGGGCCAGGTGGACCTGATGTTCGAGCAGACCGGCGCTGCATTGCCATCGATCCAGGCCGGCAAGATCCGCCCGCTGGCAGTGACTTCGGCGAAGCGTCTGTCGAGCATGCCGGAGGTTCCGACCTTCGCGGATGCCGGCTACCCGCAGGTGCTGGCATCGAACTGGATGGGCTATATCGCGCCCAAGGGAACGCCATCCGCCGTGGTTGCGAAGCTGCATGCCGCCTTCGTCAAGGCGATCAACCATCCGGACGTGAAAGAGCGCATCCTGTCGCAGGACAACGAGCTCGGCGGCGGGTCATCGAAGGAGTTCGCCGACTTCATCGAGGCCGAAAGCGCGAAGTGGTCGAAGCTGGTCAAGGAACGGGACATCCGGATCGAGTAA
- a CDS encoding MarR family winged helix-turn-helix transcriptional regulator, producing MGTRSSEHHRHIGIRLVGLARRWRQALDARLSSAGLSDATWSALVHLHELGDGISQSQLAAAAGLDGSSLVRLLDILAQHELVERRPHEGDRRVKLLYLTPAGRRAVASIRKRLAAIEDELLADIGDEDARALLRAFEKIESRIAASN from the coding sequence ATGGGCACCAGGTCTTCGGAACACCATCGGCACATCGGCATCCGCCTCGTCGGGCTCGCCCGGCGCTGGCGTCAGGCGCTGGATGCGCGCCTGTCCTCGGCGGGCCTGAGCGACGCCACCTGGTCGGCACTGGTCCACCTGCATGAGTTGGGCGACGGCATCTCGCAGAGCCAGCTCGCCGCAGCGGCCGGACTCGATGGGTCCAGCCTGGTCCGGCTGCTCGACATCCTGGCCCAGCACGAGCTGGTCGAACGCCGGCCGCATGAGGGCGATCGCCGCGTCAAGCTGCTCTATCTCACGCCGGCGGGACGCCGCGCGGTCGCCTCGATCCGCAAGCGGCTGGCAGCGATCGAGGACGAGCTGCTCGCCGACATCGGCGACGAAGACGCCCGCGCCCTGTTGCGCGCGTTCGAGAAGATCGAGTCGCGCATCGCGGCATCGAACTGA
- a CDS encoding replication initiation protein: protein MSFQSPSANNNEQRHELAAVADDYQPLKKPVNALAVVAQSERITVLARKTYNVLLSLAQDELRKGAEVEVHRAPLEEVVHLLRYDSNDIAVVKKHLRSMVKTTVEWQSPTTGEGSRWTVCGLLSQCELEKVRNQVWVSWAFAPALRHELLNPRVFARMNLAMVSQLTTHAAVFLYELACRYQNVAKSPRQAWRWWHDPMTGRVPDPERLEKLDYSFFKRDVLKPAIAQVNANTDFTIELIEHKSGRFINEIQFNIKLRDQRQLGLQQAPEKADLESMRQAREMGITDARVEKIVDTYGSEALASALPELRRRVESTFPAPVRDPERYLMSLMPGHAQRAAANAVTREARKDPNSPESLEIQGRRRQAYETAWKERRLAGIEADFRARSPENQQQTIRDLLAAMEAQDLHPQIIKRFRKDGWSHPLVKGRFLAMYAEATIGAGWNVPTDEDLLAVAAHLGDAGVI, encoded by the coding sequence ATGTCATTTCAATCGCCATCCGCCAACAACAACGAACAGCGCCATGAACTGGCGGCGGTTGCCGACGACTACCAGCCGCTGAAGAAGCCCGTCAACGCGCTTGCGGTGGTGGCCCAGAGCGAGCGCATCACGGTGCTCGCGCGCAAGACCTACAACGTGCTGCTGAGCCTGGCGCAGGACGAGCTGCGAAAGGGCGCCGAGGTCGAAGTCCACCGCGCGCCGCTGGAAGAGGTGGTCCACCTGCTGCGCTACGACTCGAACGACATCGCAGTCGTCAAGAAGCACCTGCGCTCGATGGTGAAGACCACGGTCGAATGGCAGTCGCCGACGACCGGCGAGGGCAGCCGCTGGACGGTCTGCGGCCTGCTCTCGCAGTGCGAACTCGAAAAGGTCCGCAACCAGGTCTGGGTCTCATGGGCCTTCGCGCCCGCGCTGCGCCACGAATTGCTGAACCCGCGGGTGTTCGCGCGCATGAACCTCGCCATGGTCTCGCAGCTCACGACGCATGCCGCCGTCTTCCTCTACGAGCTGGCCTGCCGCTACCAGAACGTTGCGAAGAGTCCGCGCCAGGCCTGGCGCTGGTGGCACGACCCGATGACCGGCCGGGTACCCGATCCGGAGCGGCTCGAGAAGCTGGACTACTCTTTCTTCAAGCGCGATGTGCTCAAGCCCGCGATCGCACAGGTCAACGCCAACACCGATTTCACGATCGAGCTGATCGAGCACAAGAGCGGCCGTTTCATCAACGAGATCCAGTTCAACATCAAGCTCAGGGACCAGCGCCAGCTCGGTCTCCAGCAGGCGCCCGAGAAGGCCGACCTCGAATCGATGCGACAGGCGCGCGAGATGGGCATCACCGATGCGCGCGTCGAGAAGATCGTCGACACCTACGGTTCCGAGGCCCTCGCGAGCGCGCTGCCGGAACTGCGCCGTCGCGTCGAGAGCACCTTCCCGGCGCCGGTGCGCGATCCCGAGCGCTACCTGATGTCGCTCATGCCGGGCCATGCGCAGCGCGCGGCGGCCAACGCGGTGACCAGGGAAGCCCGCAAGGACCCGAACAGCCCCGAGTCGCTCGAGATCCAGGGCCGCCGCCGCCAGGCCTACGAAACCGCGTGGAAAGAGCGCCGGCTCGCGGGCATCGAGGCGGACTTCCGCGCGCGTTCGCCCGAGAACCAGCAGCAGACCATCCGCGACCTGCTCGCCGCCATGGAAGCGCAGGACCTGCATCCGCAGATCATCAAGCGCTTCAGGAAGGACGGCTGGTCGCACCCGCTGGTAAAAGGGCGTTTCCTCGCGATGTACGCCGAGGCCACCATCGGCGCGGGATGGAACGTCCCCACCGACGAGGACCTGCTCGCGGTCGCCGCACACCTCGGTGATGCCGGCGTGATCTGA
- a CDS encoding FUSC family protein has translation MTARPPDLSKPRHVGRGESIRHLLAPARIRESLAVAPSPPLRNAAVAGMQVSASVLIAVALAHSSPWAHLQGFPALGALAALFGRFAPAGQRMRIVAAAGALLLVSVGLPSLVAHAGASPAWMLLCLALLAGALTVAVTQWRIGGPGAVIFVFAASAALGPVDSWHTVIARCALTAGGVSIAWIVCRLTDGLRSDAVPPIPAPGSVRPSGHWVIAAGRVALCAAVASMLARAAALPFPAWAAIGATAVLQGGHLHITMHRAVQRMVGTVVGAGIAGLILANHPSFWLVLFAVIVLQFVTEVVIGFNYAIGLVFVTPMALLMTSLAAPGAASAMPMARVFDTALGALVGIAFALVFSTLDDRVRLATHHAGTRPG, from the coding sequence ATGACCGCACGACCGCCCGATCTGAGCAAACCACGCCACGTCGGCCGCGGCGAATCCATCCGCCATCTGCTGGCGCCGGCGCGCATCCGCGAAAGCCTGGCGGTCGCGCCCTCCCCGCCGCTGCGCAATGCGGCGGTCGCTGGCATGCAGGTGTCGGCGTCGGTGCTGATCGCGGTGGCGCTGGCGCATTCTTCGCCATGGGCGCATCTCCAGGGCTTCCCCGCGCTGGGTGCGCTGGCCGCGCTGTTCGGCCGCTTCGCGCCGGCCGGACAGCGGATGCGCATCGTCGCCGCCGCGGGTGCGCTGCTCCTGGTCTCGGTCGGCCTCCCATCGCTCGTCGCTCACGCGGGCGCGTCGCCGGCATGGATGCTGCTCTGCCTCGCGCTGCTGGCCGGCGCCTTGACGGTGGCGGTGACGCAATGGCGCATCGGGGGACCGGGCGCGGTCATCTTCGTCTTCGCGGCCTCCGCGGCGCTCGGGCCGGTCGATTCATGGCACACGGTGATCGCGCGCTGCGCGCTCACCGCAGGGGGCGTCTCGATCGCCTGGATCGTGTGCCGTCTCACGGACGGCTTGCGATCGGACGCCGTGCCACCCATCCCGGCGCCCGGCAGTGTCCGGCCATCGGGCCACTGGGTGATCGCGGCAGGCCGCGTCGCCCTCTGCGCCGCCGTCGCATCGATGCTGGCGCGCGCCGCCGCCCTGCCCTTTCCCGCCTGGGCTGCGATCGGTGCGACCGCGGTGCTGCAGGGCGGGCATTTGCACATCACGATGCATCGTGCCGTGCAGCGGATGGTCGGCACGGTGGTCGGCGCCGGCATCGCGGGACTCATCCTCGCGAACCATCCTTCGTTCTGGCTCGTGCTCTTCGCAGTGATCGTGCTGCAGTTCGTCACCGAGGTGGTGATCGGCTTCAATTACGCCATCGGACTGGTGTTCGTGACGCCGATGGCCTTGCTCATGACGTCTCTCGCAGCGCCCGGCGCGGCGTCCGCGATGCCGATGGCGCGGGTGTTCGACACGGCGCTCGGCGCGCTGGTCGGCATTGCTTTCGCGCTCGTGTTCTCGACGCTGGATGATCGGGTCCGTCTGGCGACGCATCACGCCGGGACGCGGCCCGGCTGA
- a CDS encoding AAA family ATPase, whose protein sequence is MNELTQTSPTEIFLKTSTMADIKLQAQRASEMVGAVRAKMLAPSAVKTSPVFIQKEVAERCGLEPGQFSYRMKNADLPPLPQGNFDPKSRRREFSLAETRTWVKEFRRNRLRPPGAEAVVISIANFKGGVGKSTTAMTLAQGLTLLGHRVLLIDADPQGSLSTLTGLVPDLDVQEEDTFMLLALGEEDSIRYAIRPTYWDGLDIVAAAPLLFGIEFNLPARQVKEMANGFEFWNVLNLGIDDVREDYDVIIIDTAPALSYGTVNALMASNGIIMPLPPNALDFASGAQFWTLFTDLTENLIGAGGSTKTFDFINVLLSRVDSDDASTMVRKWIIQTYGDKVLPAEIPRTVVTSAASAEFNTVYDISRYDWNARTYKRAREAYDNLVAYMEGVVRAVWLKNQSHAAEPAVRPVIMEGV, encoded by the coding sequence ATGAACGAACTAACTCAAACAAGTCCGACCGAGATCTTTTTGAAGACTTCGACCATGGCGGACATCAAGCTGCAGGCTCAGCGGGCCAGCGAGATGGTCGGGGCGGTGCGGGCCAAGATGCTGGCGCCCTCCGCCGTCAAGACCAGTCCGGTCTTCATTCAGAAGGAGGTGGCCGAGCGCTGCGGGCTGGAACCGGGGCAGTTCAGCTACCGCATGAAGAATGCCGACCTTCCTCCTCTGCCCCAAGGGAATTTCGATCCGAAGAGCCGGCGCCGGGAATTCAGTCTGGCCGAGACGCGGACCTGGGTCAAGGAGTTCCGCCGCAACCGGCTGCGGCCGCCGGGCGCCGAGGCGGTGGTGATCAGCATCGCCAACTTCAAGGGGGGCGTCGGCAAGTCGACCACCGCGATGACGCTGGCCCAGGGCCTGACCCTGCTCGGTCACCGGGTTCTGTTGATCGATGCGGATCCGCAGGGCTCGCTGTCCACCCTCACCGGCCTGGTCCCCGATCTGGACGTGCAGGAGGAAGACACCTTCATGCTGCTGGCGCTCGGCGAGGAGGATTCGATCCGCTATGCGATCCGCCCGACCTACTGGGATGGCCTGGACATCGTCGCTGCGGCGCCCCTGCTCTTCGGCATCGAGTTCAACCTGCCGGCGCGGCAGGTGAAGGAGATGGCGAACGGCTTCGAATTCTGGAATGTGCTGAATCTGGGCATCGACGACGTGCGCGAAGACTACGACGTGATCATCATCGATACTGCGCCGGCACTCTCCTACGGCACCGTCAACGCCCTGATGGCGAGCAACGGGATCATCATGCCGCTGCCGCCGAACGCGCTCGACTTTGCGTCGGGCGCTCAATTCTGGACCTTGTTCACCGACCTCACCGAGAACCTGATCGGCGCCGGCGGCAGCACCAAGACCTTCGATTTCATCAATGTGCTGCTGTCGCGGGTCGACAGCGACGATGCCAGCACGATGGTCCGCAAATGGATCATCCAGACCTACGGCGACAAGGTGTTGCCGGCCGAGATCCCGCGCACTGTGGTCACGTCGGCGGCCAGCGCCGAATTCAACACGGTCTACGACATCTCACGCTACGACTGGAACGCGCGAACCTACAAGCGCGCCCGCGAGGCCTACGACAACCTCGTGGCTTACATGGAGGGCGTGGTTCGGGCTGTGTGGCTCAAGAACCAGAGTCACGCAGCGGAGCCGGCGGTGCGTCCCGTGATCATGGAAGGAGTCTGA